The Montipora capricornis isolate CH-2021 chromosome 3, ASM3666992v2, whole genome shotgun sequence genome includes the window CCGCGACACTTGGGAAACAATAAATTGCGTGATTCCCTTGGCGACGAGGTTCTTCGTGAGCCGCCACACTTGGGAAACAATGCACTGACTGGTTCCCTTGGCGACGAGGTTCTTCATGAGCCGCGACACTTGGGAAACAATACATTGACTGGTTCCCTTGGCGACGAGGTTCTTTGTGAGCCGCGACACTTGGGGAACAATGCACTGACTGGTTCCCTTAGCGACGAGGTTCTTCATGAGCCGCGACACTTGGGAAACAATACATTGACTGGTTCCCTTGGCGATGAGGTTCTTTATGAGCCGCGACACTTGGGAAACAATATATTGCCTGATTCCCTTGGCGACGAGGTTCTTCATGAGCCGCGACACTTGGGAAACAATGCACTGTCTGGTTCCCGTGGCGACGAGGTTCTTCGTGAGCCGCAACACTTGGGAAACAATACATTGCCTGGTTCCCTTGGCGACGAGGTTCTTCATGAGCCGCGACACTTGGGAAACAATATATTGCCTGATTCCCTTGGCGACGAGGTTCTTCATGAGCCGCGACACTTGGGAAACAATACATTGACTGGTTCCCTTGGCGACGAGGTTCTTCATGAGCCGCGACACTTGGGAAACTATATATTGCCTGATTCCCTTGGCGACGAGGTTCTTTATGAGCCGCGACACTTGGGAAACAATGCACTGTCTGGTTCCCTTGGCGACGAGGTTCTTTGTGAGCCGCGACACTTGGGAAACAATAAATTGCTTGATTCCCTTGGCGACGAGGTTCTTCATGAGCCGCGACACTTGGGAAACAATACATTGActggtttccatggcaacaaGGTTCTTTGTGACCTCAACACTTGGGATACAATGTACTGTCTGGTTCCCTTGGCGATGAGGTTCTTCTTGAGCAACGACACTTGGGAAAACCGGCTCCAATGTTTCTTGGTGAAAAGATTTTTCATGAGCCACGACACTCTGGAAAGGCTGAATTGACTATTCTCCTTGTCGAAGAGGTTCTTCATGAGCTGCGGCATTTGGGACAGACTAATTGATATGACTGGTTCCCACAGATGAGACCCTTCATTAGCATCCCCTTGAAACCATCTACACTGTATGAGAATTATTGAAAAGATTTGTCTCATGTAGGGAAAAACTACTCCGACCTTAGCATTGACAACAGGAATAGTACCAGTCTGTATAAGCTCCCTTAAGAGAGAGATATTTAAAGTAGCAACCTTAATGGAATGGATGAATTAGGAATACTGATATGTCCACTGTCAATCTGTAGCTGATCCCTTAAATCCAACTGTCATTTTGAATAGCTAGTGCTCAATGCTGTAACATGAACAATAACAGTAATACTAACCCTAACACTAACAACAGCAGGGCTAGTCAATTCAAATCATGACTTTTGTCGGTTTTTGGTTTCAAGCTATTGTTGATAGTGAATTGCATGcacatttgaatttgaatttgacagTTTTTTGTTGGATTTTCTTAAGCCGAACTATTCGGTTAACAAACTTAGCAAAGCGATAAGCAGAAAGGCAGAAA containing:
- the LOC138039729 gene encoding uncharacterized protein — translated: MMETITKDALTGSLGDEVLREPRHLGNNKLLDSLGDDVLHEPRHLGNNALTGSLGDKVLLEVPSEPRHLGNNALTGSLGDEVLREPRHLGNNTLTGSLGDEVLREPRHLGNNKLRDSLGDEVLREPPHLGNNALTGSLGDEVLHEPRHLGNNTLTGSLGDEVLCEPRHLGNNALTGSLSDEVLHEPRHLGNNTLTGSLGDEVLYEPRHLGNNILPDSLGDEVLHEPRHLGNNALSGSRGDEVLREPQHLGNNTLPGSLGDEVLHEPRHLGNNILPDSLGDEVLHEPRHLGNNTLTGSLGDEVLHEPRHLGNYILPDSLGDEVLYEPRHLGNNALSGSLGDEVLCEPRHLGNNKLLDSLGDEVLHEPRHLGNNTLTGFHGNKVLCDLNTWDTMYCLVPLAMRFFLSNDTWENRLQCFLVKRFFMSHDTLERLN